A stretch of the Corynebacterium maris DSM 45190 genome encodes the following:
- a CDS encoding DUF445 domain-containing protein: MAKHRADTLAGAMPAPQDEVERRRALRQHRAFASGLLVLAAVIFIACSAWQSQGEAPGWVGYVRAAAEAGMIGGIADWFAVTALFRHPLGIPIPHTALLPKKKDQLGTALSGFVGENFLNAQLITEKVAGANIPQRVGQWLAEPDNAALVSREAGKLTANAVRAIDPADAEALIKTQIIDKAAEPLWGPPAGRMLEQLIADGKTEPAVEAVIGWARTKVYGMEETVVTLIDDRMPGWAPKFAKSLVGERVYKEVVEFIEDVDRDPDHEARHALRRFISQLAEDLQHDEVMIERVESLKADVMGSDAVQGAAADVWAAFSRNLIAAATDENSVLRVKAAELCVTWGTRVQEDPTLRDELNRRLTGVVSFLADNYSGEVTAIISETVERWDAEEASDKIELMVGKDLQYIRVNGTLVGALAGLAIYTVSQALF, from the coding sequence ATGGCAAAACACAGGGCCGACACATTGGCGGGCGCGATGCCCGCCCCGCAGGACGAAGTCGAGCGTCGGCGGGCGCTGCGGCAGCACCGGGCGTTCGCCTCCGGGCTGCTGGTGCTCGCGGCCGTCATCTTCATCGCCTGCTCCGCCTGGCAGTCCCAGGGCGAGGCCCCCGGCTGGGTGGGGTACGTGCGGGCCGCCGCGGAGGCGGGCATGATCGGCGGCATCGCGGACTGGTTCGCCGTGACCGCGCTGTTTCGGCACCCGCTGGGCATCCCCATCCCGCACACCGCGCTGCTGCCGAAGAAGAAGGACCAGCTGGGCACCGCGCTGAGCGGGTTCGTCGGCGAGAACTTCCTCAACGCGCAGCTGATCACGGAGAAGGTGGCCGGCGCCAATATCCCGCAGCGGGTGGGCCAGTGGCTGGCCGAGCCGGACAACGCTGCGCTGGTGTCCCGGGAGGCGGGCAAGCTGACGGCGAACGCGGTGCGCGCGATCGACCCCGCGGACGCGGAAGCGTTGATCAAGACGCAGATCATCGACAAGGCGGCGGAGCCGTTGTGGGGCCCGCCGGCCGGGCGGATGCTGGAGCAACTGATCGCCGACGGCAAGACCGAACCCGCGGTGGAGGCGGTGATCGGCTGGGCCCGGACGAAGGTTTACGGCATGGAGGAGACCGTGGTCACGCTCATCGACGACCGCATGCCGGGCTGGGCGCCGAAGTTCGCCAAAAGCCTCGTCGGCGAGCGCGTGTACAAGGAGGTCGTCGAGTTCATCGAGGACGTCGACCGCGACCCGGACCACGAGGCCCGGCACGCCCTGCGCCGGTTCATCTCCCAGCTGGCCGAGGACCTCCAGCACGACGAGGTCATGATCGAGCGGGTGGAGTCGCTGAAGGCGGACGTCATGGGCTCGGATGCGGTCCAAGGCGCGGCGGCGGACGTCTGGGCGGCGTTTTCCCGCAACCTCATCGCCGCCGCCACCGACGAGAACTCCGTGCTGCGGGTCAAGGCCGCGGAGCTGTGTGTCACCTGGGGCACCCGCGTCCAGGAGGACCCGACGCTGCGCGACGAGTTGAACCGCCGCCTGACCGGCGTCGTCTCCTTCCTGGCGGACAACTACTCCGGGGAGGTCACCGCGATCATCTCGGAGACGGTGGAACGCTGGGACGCCGAGGAGGCCAGCGACAAGATCGAGCTGATGGTGGGCAAGGATCTGCAGTACATCCGCGTCAACGGCACGCTGGTCGGTGCGTTGGCGGGGCTGGCGATTTACACTGTGTCTCAAGCGCTCTTCTGA
- a CDS encoding CGLAU_01105 family protein translates to MAEHQPPKDSRDDDPSLLENLKQAGGALGGVVSEFTGNYRADREAVHDQGGEHALDDPDEEEGTVAEQLRAAGAEARQKYAQGSGFGAVRDAAGALAGRAGGIVRDVASSATRAADATRESEVAGEAASAVSGAWSSVRGRMDGAVSSARGRLDRTKDGQDDDMADEGAGNIIEGEVISSETTETPSDKEK, encoded by the coding sequence ATGGCTGAGCATCAACCCCCGAAGGATTCCCGCGACGACGACCCGTCGCTGCTGGAGAACCTCAAGCAGGCCGGCGGCGCGCTCGGCGGCGTGGTCTCCGAGTTCACGGGCAACTACCGCGCCGATCGGGAGGCCGTGCACGACCAGGGCGGCGAGCACGCCCTAGACGACCCGGACGAGGAGGAGGGCACCGTCGCGGAGCAGCTGCGTGCCGCGGGCGCCGAGGCCCGCCAGAAGTACGCGCAAGGCTCCGGTTTCGGGGCGGTGCGCGACGCGGCCGGTGCGCTGGCGGGCCGCGCCGGCGGCATCGTCCGCGACGTGGCCAGCAGCGCGACCCGCGCGGCCGACGCCACCCGGGAGTCGGAGGTCGCCGGCGAGGCCGCCAGCGCCGTCTCCGGGGCGTGGTCGTCCGTGCGCGGGCGCATGGACGGGGCGGTCTCCTCGGCCCGGGGCCGACTGGACCGCACCAAGGACGGGCAGGACGACGATATGGCGGATGAGGGCGCGGGCAATATCATCGAAGGGGAAGTCATCTCGTCTGAGACCACGGAAACCCCCAGCGACAAGGAAAAGTAA
- a CDS encoding DUF2516 family protein: protein MDPALQLIVGYNFLEGLLFAAVAIAGVVGAIMAATVREDAFTAGDRQGKWVWVAIMAASAFVVMTRFPFLSWAGMVAIGVYWFDVRPQLRNILSGNYGW, encoded by the coding sequence ATGGATCCCGCATTGCAATTGATAGTCGGCTACAACTTCCTGGAAGGGCTGTTGTTCGCCGCCGTGGCCATCGCAGGCGTGGTCGGCGCGATCATGGCCGCCACCGTCCGGGAGGACGCCTTCACCGCCGGCGACCGCCAGGGCAAGTGGGTGTGGGTCGCGATTATGGCGGCCTCCGCCTTCGTCGTCATGACCCGCTTCCCGTTCCTGTCGTGGGCGGGCATGGTCGCCATCGGCGTGTACTGGTTCGACGTGCGCCCGCAGCTGCGCAACATCTTGTCCGGCAACTACGGCTGGTAG
- a CDS encoding deoxyribose-phosphate aldolase deoc yields the protein MDDVTWLAGRIDVDLTAPGLTGEQVRAALAESTGLHGAVVMPPHVPWVPEGLGTIAAVGYPTGRHHSLIKASEARLAVEFGATEIWLAVDEAGTDHNARLADVVAVRQAVPPPVLLHVLATDTDTIRAAATAGADGVVVDAWPGKLGMQVIARGDFSPEEGVDLLAAGAARLALPDPHGFLAALR from the coding sequence ATGGACGACGTCACCTGGCTGGCGGGGCGTATCGACGTCGATCTGACCGCCCCCGGCTTAACCGGCGAGCAGGTGCGCGCAGCGCTTGCTGAATCCACCGGCCTGCACGGCGCGGTGGTGATGCCCCCGCACGTGCCGTGGGTGCCCGAGGGGCTGGGCACGATCGCCGCCGTGGGTTATCCCACCGGCCGGCACCACAGCCTGATCAAGGCGTCGGAGGCGCGGTTGGCGGTGGAGTTCGGCGCCACCGAGATTTGGCTCGCCGTCGACGAGGCGGGCACGGATCATAACGCCCGTCTCGCGGACGTCGTGGCGGTGCGCCAGGCGGTGCCGCCGCCGGTGCTGCTGCACGTGCTCGCCACGGATACAGACACGATCAGGGCGGCGGCGACGGCCGGGGCCGACGGCGTCGTCGTCGACGCCTGGCCGGGGAAGCTGGGCATGCAGGTGATCGCTCGCGGGGATTTCAGCCCCGAGGAGGGCGTCGACCTGCTGGCCGCGGGGGCCGCGCGGTTGGCGCTGCCGGATCCGCACGGGTTTTTGGCCGCGCTGCGCTGA
- a CDS encoding LmeA family phospholipid-binding protein, which yields MARNSSAGSRVWKVVLTVLVAILVLLIIAELGLRWFISSQVRDSFNQQAQEQGVAVQEDPEVTFGATPLVFGLVQGQLPQMTLNTPSTLQVTGQDVQGTPAANIRIEDMTLSQDNPVAGFLSTTTELPDDYLLAVVQQQISQQSFDGISDFLGANAITDVTSRAESGSVETEFGGGLGSMTFVPELIDGQMTFRVTNTEIFGFGLPDDVSRGITQALQDGVQQGVSDEVASDGTLHIDDFTVIDGGVRVSVSGNDVPLREISAGNVDGVAENTPA from the coding sequence ATGGCAAGAAACTCCTCCGCCGGCTCCCGTGTCTGGAAAGTCGTGCTCACCGTCCTCGTGGCGATCCTCGTCCTGCTCATCATCGCCGAGCTCGGCCTGCGCTGGTTCATCTCCTCGCAGGTCCGCGACAGCTTCAACCAACAAGCCCAGGAGCAGGGCGTGGCCGTGCAAGAAGACCCCGAGGTCACCTTCGGCGCCACCCCGCTCGTCTTCGGGCTCGTGCAGGGCCAGCTGCCGCAGATGACGCTGAACACCCCGTCGACCCTGCAGGTCACCGGCCAGGACGTGCAGGGCACCCCCGCCGCGAACATCCGCATCGAGGACATGACCCTGTCGCAGGACAACCCCGTCGCCGGGTTCCTGTCCACCACGACAGAGCTGCCCGACGACTACCTGCTCGCCGTCGTCCAGCAGCAGATCAGCCAGCAGAGCTTCGACGGCATCAGCGACTTCCTCGGCGCCAACGCGATCACCGACGTCACCTCCCGCGCCGAATCCGGCTCCGTCGAGACCGAGTTCGGCGGCGGCCTCGGCTCCATGACCTTCGTGCCTGAGCTGATCGACGGGCAGATGACTTTCCGGGTGACCAACACCGAGATCTTCGGCTTCGGCCTGCCCGACGACGTCTCCCGCGGCATCACCCAGGCGCTGCAGGACGGCGTCCAGCAGGGCGTCTCCGACGAGGTCGCCTCAGACGGGACGCTGCACATCGACGACTTCACCGTCATCGACGGCGGCGTGCGGGTAAGTGTCTCTGGAAACGACGTCCCGCTGCGGGAGATCTCCGCGGGCAACGTCGACGGCGTCGCGGAGAACACCCCCGCGTAG
- a CDS encoding methyltransferase domain-containing protein yields MADHAHNLRAELTDGRPFGVVTRGTTGYNRLRRSDRWTVHHPRLRALLSGVAKPLAVDVGYGASHTTTVEWATRLRTVRPDIRVIGLEIDPERVLPPRDGVRFELGGFELAGHRPHLVRAFNVLRQYDVAQVEDAWRSVTERLAPGGLFIEGTCDELGRRAAWVLLDADGPVSLTLAWDPFDVDRPSDLAERLPKVLIHRNTEGEKIHTLLSAADAAWDHAAGWAPYGPRVRWREARKLLVDQGVPLTPIRRRVRDSLLTVPWEYVAPPL; encoded by the coding sequence ATGGCCGACCACGCGCATAACCTCCGGGCTGAACTGACCGACGGTCGGCCTTTCGGCGTCGTCACCCGCGGCACCACCGGCTACAACCGGTTGCGCCGCTCCGACCGGTGGACGGTGCACCACCCCCGCCTCCGCGCGCTGCTCAGCGGCGTCGCCAAGCCGCTGGCCGTGGACGTCGGCTACGGCGCCAGCCACACCACCACCGTCGAATGGGCCACCCGCCTGCGCACCGTGCGCCCGGACATCCGCGTCATCGGATTGGAGATCGACCCGGAGCGGGTACTTCCGCCCCGCGACGGCGTGCGCTTCGAACTCGGCGGCTTCGAACTCGCCGGCCACCGTCCCCATCTGGTGCGCGCCTTCAACGTGCTGCGCCAATACGACGTGGCCCAAGTCGAGGACGCCTGGCGCAGCGTCACCGAACGCCTGGCCCCCGGCGGCCTGTTCATCGAAGGCACCTGCGACGAACTCGGCCGCCGCGCCGCCTGGGTGCTGCTGGACGCTGACGGGCCGGTCTCCCTGACGCTGGCGTGGGACCCCTTCGACGTGGATCGCCCCTCCGACCTCGCGGAGCGACTGCCGAAGGTGCTGATCCACCGCAACACCGAGGGCGAGAAGATCCACACGCTGCTGTCTGCCGCCGACGCCGCGTGGGACCACGCCGCCGGCTGGGCGCCCTACGGCCCACGGGTGCGCTGGCGCGAAGCCCGAAAATTGCTGGTCGACCAAGGCGTGCCCCTGACCCCGATCCGGCGGCGCGTGCGCGACAGCTTGCTGACGGTTCCCTGGGAGTACGTCGCCCCGCCTCTGTGA
- a CDS encoding DUF2505 domain-containing protein — protein sequence MSTRSENTVTIDQPLEKVLEAYNNRDYWTYIAETLSPEPGEVNEFADGQVTLFELLPLDVLPEAVQSMVSQALKLKRVITIGELVDGAATLSYTADVKGTPVDFSGEMKATGEGDKTTIAYDNEVSVNIPFMGPAIEPKVGDALENLFQQEGDLTSKWIAENL from the coding sequence ATGTCAACCCGTAGCGAAAACACCGTAACCATCGACCAGCCGCTCGAGAAGGTCCTCGAGGCGTACAACAACCGCGACTACTGGACCTACATCGCCGAGACCCTCTCCCCTGAGCCTGGCGAGGTCAATGAATTCGCCGACGGCCAGGTCACCCTCTTCGAGCTGCTTCCGCTCGACGTGCTGCCGGAGGCCGTGCAGTCCATGGTGTCCCAGGCACTGAAGCTCAAGCGCGTCATCACCATCGGCGAGCTGGTCGACGGCGCCGCCACCCTGTCCTACACCGCCGACGTCAAGGGCACCCCCGTCGACTTCTCCGGCGAGATGAAGGCCACCGGCGAAGGCGACAAGACCACCATCGCCTACGACAACGAGGTCTCCGTCAACATCCCGTTCATGGGCCCGGCCATCGAGCCGAAGGTCGGCGACGCCTTGGAAAACCTCTTCCAGCAGGAGGGCGACCTGACCTCGAAGTGGATCGCCGAGAACCTCTAA
- a CDS encoding UDP-N-acetylmuramate dehydrogenase, with the protein MINSSLTQRLTDLDGVVVDTGTSFADLTTLRLGGRPHAVVRCSTAEAVVEAVKLIDASEHDLLILAGGSNLVIADGELDLIAVRLENDDVSFGDDGLVTAGAGAVWDDVVAASVERGLGGIECLSGIPGSTGATPVQNVGAYGTEIADVLTRVKLYERATGKVFWSDASELELAYRYSNLKFTQRAVVLEVEFQLSTDGLSAPLRFGALAGEAGERRPVAEVRDEVLGLRRGKGMVLDEGDYDTWSAGSFFTNPIVASEIADQVQAAVRSERGDADADRMPRWAAEGGEKLSAAWLIERAGFPRGYPGEDAPVRLSTKHTLALTNRGQAVTEDLVSLAREVRDGVQSAFGVQLVPEPVWVGVEI; encoded by the coding sequence GTGATTAATTCATCGTTGACCCAGCGGCTGACTGACCTCGACGGAGTCGTCGTCGACACCGGCACGTCCTTCGCCGACCTGACCACCCTGCGCCTGGGCGGGAGGCCGCACGCGGTGGTGCGGTGCTCCACGGCCGAGGCCGTCGTCGAGGCGGTCAAACTTATCGACGCCTCCGAGCACGACTTGCTCATCCTGGCCGGCGGATCCAACCTGGTCATCGCCGACGGCGAGCTGGACCTGATCGCAGTGCGCCTGGAAAACGACGACGTCTCCTTCGGCGACGACGGCCTGGTCACCGCCGGTGCGGGTGCGGTGTGGGACGACGTGGTCGCCGCCAGCGTGGAGCGCGGCCTGGGTGGCATCGAGTGCCTCTCCGGCATCCCGGGATCCACGGGCGCGACCCCGGTGCAGAACGTGGGCGCCTACGGCACCGAGATCGCGGATGTGCTCACGCGCGTGAAGCTCTACGAGCGCGCCACGGGGAAAGTGTTCTGGTCGGACGCCTCCGAGTTGGAGCTGGCGTATCGCTATTCGAACCTGAAGTTCACCCAGCGCGCGGTGGTGCTCGAGGTGGAATTCCAGCTGAGCACCGACGGGTTGAGTGCCCCGCTGCGCTTCGGTGCCCTGGCGGGCGAAGCAGGGGAGCGGCGCCCGGTCGCCGAGGTGCGCGACGAGGTGCTGGGGCTGCGCCGCGGCAAGGGCATGGTGCTCGACGAAGGCGACTACGACACCTGGTCCGCCGGGTCATTTTTCACCAACCCGATTGTGGCTTCCGAGATCGCTGATCAGGTGCAGGCGGCGGTGCGTTCTGAGCGCGGCGACGCCGACGCCGATCGCATGCCGCGCTGGGCGGCGGAGGGCGGGGAGAAGCTCTCGGCGGCCTGGCTCATCGAACGCGCCGGTTTCCCGCGCGGTTACCCGGGTGAGGACGCCCCGGTGCGGCTGTCCACCAAGCACACCCTGGCGCTGACCAACCGCGGTCAGGCCGTCACCGAGGACCTGGTGTCCTTGGCCCGGGAGGTCCGCGACGGCGTGCAGTCGGCCTTCGGCGTGCAGCTGGTGCCCGAGCCGGTGTGGGTG